GCGATGTCCTCGTCGCGAATCGCGAGCGCCTCCTCGAGGATCGCCTCCGCGCCGTCTTCGAGACGAGTGAGCGCGCGATCCACACCCCACGAGAGGTTCACCGCGGTCGGCCTCGCCTCGCGCAGCAGCTTCGCCTGGCGACGCACCTCGTCGCGATCCAGTTCCGCGTCCCCGCACGCAGCGGCGACGCTCGCGGCGATGAGCGCGGTTCCCATCGCTCCGGCGACGCCGAGCGCCGGGGCGCCGCGAACCGCGAGCCGCTGGATATCGTCGATGAGCTCGGGGAGCTCGGTGACCCGCAGCACCTCGATGCGGTGCGGCAGCAGGGTCTGGTCGATCAGTTCGATGGCTCCGTCGACCCAGTCGATCGTTCGCAAGCGGTGCCCCCTATGTGCGTATGAATGGCTGCACTCCAGGATACCGTCACAGCTCCGCGGATGGGTTCACGAGTCGGTCACGAGGTGTTCACGGATGAACGCGCGTGTCACTGGCGGTTCCCCGGGTGGTCGGCGTAGCGTGTGAAGCGTCGGGCAGGGTGCCCGACCGAGGGAGGCCCGCCGGCACCGCTCGGAGTGTCGACCTCGCTGAAACGGGGCAGCCGCCCCGGAGCAGAGGAGCCATCGTGGCCGAATTCCAGCACCCCGCAACCGCCCGGCTGACTCAGACGGGGGACGAGCAGGCGCAGCCATCCGGCGCGCACGACGATCTCGCGGCCGCGAGGCAAGCGCAGCGCAGCTACGTGCTCGACACCTCGGTGCTGCTGAGCGATCCGTCGGCGCTCTTCCGCTTCGCCGAGCACTCCGTCGTGCTACCCGTGGTGGTCGTCATCGAACTCGAGAAGAAGCGCCACGATCCCGAGCTCGGCTACTTCGCACGCCGCGCGCTGCGCATCCTCGATGAACTGCGGGAGAAGCACCTGCGCCTCGACTTCCCGGTGCCCGTCGGCGAGGCCGGCGGCACGCTGCGCGTCGAGCTCAACCACTCCAGCGTCGACGGTCTGCCGAGCGGCATGCGCCTGGGCGACAACGACACCCGCATCCTCGCGGTCGCTCAGAACCTCGCGAGCGAGGGGCTCGAGGTCACGGTCGTCTCGAAGGATCTGCCGATGCGCCTCAAGGCCGCAGCCCTCGGGCTCGGCTCGGAGGAGTACCGCGCCGAGCAGGCGCACGACGACGCCTACACGGGCACCGCAGCCGTCGACCTCGACGAGGAGCGGATGCGCGAGCTGTGGGACGAGGGACGCCTCGACGGGGTCGGCGAGGTCGAGGGGATTCCGCGCGGTACCGGTCTGGTGCTCACCTCGCCCCGCGGCTCGGCGCTCGGACGCATCGACGGGCCGGGCTCGCTGCGGCTCGTGCGCGGCGACCGGGAGGTGTTCGGGATCACCGGTCGCAGCGCCGAGCAGCGACTCGCGATCGACCTGCTGCTCGACCCCGGCTTCGGCATCGTCTCGCTCGGCGGCAACGCTGGTACGGGCAAGTCGGCGCTCGCGCTCGCCGCGGGGCTCGAAGCGGTGCTCGAGCGGCGGCAGCACCGCAAGATCATGGTGTTCAGGCCCCTGTACGCGGTCGGCGGGCAGGAGCTGGGCTATCTGCCGGGGGACCGCGAGGAGAAGATGGGGCCGTGGGCGCAGGCCGTCTTCGACACGCTCGGATCGATCGTCTCCGAGAACGTGCTCGACGAGGTGATCGCCCGTGACCTGATCGAGGTGCTGCCCCTCACCCACATCCGCGGACGCTCGCTGCACGACGCCTTCGTGATCGTCGACGAGGCGCAATCGCTCGAGCGGGGCGTGCTGCTCACGATGCTGTCGAGGATCGGCCAGAACTCGCGGGTGGTGCTCACGCACGATGTCGCGCAGCGCGACAACCTGAGGGTGGGGCGCTACGACGGCATCGCCGCGGTGATCGAGAAGCTCAAGGGGCACCCGCTCTTCGGCCACGTGACGCTCACCCGCTCCGAGCGGAGCGAGATCGCGGCGCTCGTCACAGAGCTGCTCGACACGCCCTGAGTCAGTGCCGACGCATCCACTGCTCGACGCGCGGCTCGACGAGCGGCCAGAACGCGTCGGCCCAGACCTCGTAGCCGCGATCGTTCGGGTGGAATGCGTCCTCGGCGAACTCGGTCAGGATCCCCCTGATGCCCCGCTCCCGGGTCGCCCGGTAGACGGGGGCGATCTCGTGCCCGCGCGGCTCGGC
This DNA window, taken from Leucobacter tenebrionis, encodes the following:
- a CDS encoding PhoH family protein; translated protein: MTQTGDEQAQPSGAHDDLAAARQAQRSYVLDTSVLLSDPSALFRFAEHSVVLPVVVVIELEKKRHDPELGYFARRALRILDELREKHLRLDFPVPVGEAGGTLRVELNHSSVDGLPSGMRLGDNDTRILAVAQNLASEGLEVTVVSKDLPMRLKAAALGLGSEEYRAEQAHDDAYTGTAAVDLDEERMRELWDEGRLDGVGEVEGIPRGTGLVLTSPRGSALGRIDGPGSLRLVRGDREVFGITGRSAEQRLAIDLLLDPGFGIVSLGGNAGTGKSALALAAGLEAVLERRQHRKIMVFRPLYAVGGQELGYLPGDREEKMGPWAQAVFDTLGSIVSENVLDEVIARDLIEVLPLTHIRGRSLHDAFVIVDEAQSLERGVLLTMLSRIGQNSRVVLTHDVAQRDNLRVGRYDGIAAVIEKLKGHPLFGHVTLTRSERSEIAALVTELLDTP